ttccaaacctatatTAATTCCTCTGTTTTGCagaacataacttttttttaaaaatgttatgtccATACAATGGATATCAATGGGCTCcaccataaaacacatacagctagtactaatatcattattaaaattagtCTGTTTGGTCTTACTCTAGTTTCTTTAaacagaaagttttgtgtgacaCTGCCTCACCAACTTTCCTGGTTACTCTGGTTTAAAACAACCACTTGCACCCctcttcacctttttttttttaatactagctcTCTAAACCATGTAAGAGCACTTGTGAAGGTTTTGTCAAGGAACAAGGTTTTCATTACACTGCACAAACACATTACCAAGGCCCCTCCAGCATTTTTACACCATAAAGTCACCCCATTACCAATGCAGGTCAAGGcctgtgtgtgcgcatgtgtttTGAGAtgcatttgtaatgggtttttatatgtaatatgtgGGCAGTGTGCTAGATTTGTGCATGTCGTGCTGTGATGATTCACTCTGTATAATGAATAGAGTTCATAGTGAaggacacacacatgcatgctcacACAGACACGGCTTAGAAATGGGCTGAATGTTCTGTGCCCACTTTGTTTCACAGACACCAGAGTGACAGTTTCTCATGCTTTTGCAAGTGCAGTTGTTCCGATGGTTGGAGCACTTTATGTTTGACAGGAAGCTCGTTTGAATCGCCTGCACTCGTGTGTGGCGGTTAACCACATACAGCAGAAACGGTATTGTCTTCACATCCTCTTGCACATAGGAGCATCTGGAGGAATAAAACTGACTTTTGGATGTAACCTTGAGGTCgctgtttttattctgtttgatttgattttatatttatttttttgggtgacctattaAATTTGTTACCACTTCTGTTCATCTGCTGTTAGAAGCTAATgccagatgatgatgatgctatTATTATAGTGTGCACTTGCTCCCTCTGCTGGAGCAGTGAAGAGTCACATGCACTGTATGtattttaaagtcaccatgaaatcaaaatttggCTATTTTTGTGTAGAATatgcagtttattattattaatatatgcatgcacatgattatttttaacaaaataaaatagtcccTCCTCTTTAGCCTATCTGCCGCATGAGTTTGCATCAATTAGCCAACAACAATGGGCACATTTACATGCACGCATTTATATACACTGATAACTACcaaaaatctgtttattaaaaCAACCTGTTTTACCAGTTTACATGCAAATCAGTAACCCAGCAATGCAAGTAAACtacgtttgcaaaactttattaaaaatctgtttatttcctGGTGGTGATTACATCAAAATTCATGTATTCTACTCGGGAGTGTTCCATTTGTTATGTTAAGTTAAAGAAATCCAAACtgttaaataaaccattaaaaacctcAGAGTATTCCAGAATGTCAGGGGAGATTTGCACAGACTAATTTTCTTCTCATATTTGAAGTTCCTAAGACTATCACTTGTCCTGTGGCTGCATGAGATGagaacatattttttattcaatgtcTTGGGTCAAGAAAGAGTGGGAGCTTGCAATATATTTCCTCTATATTACCCCTACTGTAAAACATTTGCTGTGGTTAGATGTGCTTCCTCTCATATATTACACAGGTGTTCACATGCTAGACAAAATCGGGGTGATGGACAAAAATCTAGCTATGTTGATCAGTTTATGCTTAAGCTGTTTATGAATTTACACCGGAAAAGGCATTGTcgacatattaaaaatataaatgggtTCAGTCTGTTTAAGAATGTGCATTTAAACGCACTCAGTGATCAAACAATTCAATCAGTTTCCAATACATTACTATGATTGAGTGCAGTTATAACTTTATTGATTATTTGGCAAAGCCGGTTGGTAAAAATAAACATCAGTAACTATactcattaaagtgttttaaaacagcTGTTATAATCTCATTTGAAATATCATATCAGCATATCAGAGCatttcagctattttaaatttatcCTCTGGCTGTGAATACATATGAGAAGGGCTAAGTAAAACTGACCTACAAAGAAGAAAACCGGTATCTCTTATGGGCTATATGTGTTTTGCTGTTTTCAGAGTAGTTCAGACTACcaacatattatttttatctgCTAGTTATGTGCCAATTTATATTGCTTAGATTCTTTAGAACATCAGTGTTAAACAGTATTATATTACAGTTCTAATTGCAGCTCTCATCATTTTTGCTATACTTGTAATGAAGTCATTTTATTGGTGATTTTAggtttcttcattttatttcatgcagttgttttttatcattatatctTGATTAGGTTTCGCTGGAATGGGTAATCTTCTAAAAGTCCTTACAAGGGAAATAGAGAACTATCCACATTTTTTCCTGGACTTTGAAAGTAAGTTTTGAGAATAGGTGGAGTCTGGGGTTGGCGAGACTCTATAACCAGCTGTTTATTCCCCAGCAGTGGCAGGAGGAGCTGGACTGACAGTCTCAAAGCTCTTATAAGACCGTTTTCCCTCGTTGCTTTCTTGTGGTGAAAGTTTATGCTTCCTGCTGTCCAGAGCTGACGCTTTGTCTAAAGTGTGTACTGAGAATTAACTAGAAGAAAAGTTCTGATGTAAAGTAAAAGggaaaagcaaaaacagttcagATTCAATATGGAATAATTTCCATGTTCACCATGAGAAGTTGAGGGAATTCTGTGTGTAGGAGCATGAGACTTTGCAGAATCACTCTTTAACGCTCAGTGTGACATCCTGTGATTTTATTGTCTTTGACGTTCAAcacctttctcttttctctttgtctttctacctttttcctctctttctcttcttgctTTTCTGTTTCAGAAACCACATGGGGAATCTGTTAAAAGTGCTCACTTGCACAGAGCTTGATCAGGGGCCAAACTTTTTCCTTGACTTTGAAAGTGAGCACAGCTTTTGCCTGGCTTGGTGTCTGTCACTTTTTCCGGCTACTAACATTTTGCCATTGTCAGAATTGTCCTTGCAAATCTACTCGTCACAACGCAACAGCAAAGCAGAGTTTCACAATGCTTTTGCATATGCAAATGCTTTGTGCAAATGAGTTTGATCGGGCAAGTAGTTAGGATATTTTATCTGTCTTTAATTCTAAGAACTCAAATTGCAAATACAAagatatttaaatctaaaaaaactgaATCTGAATCTGATTTGTTGTTGGCAAATGTGCATGACTTGCCAATCAGGATTTGTGACTAACCACATATCCAATATGGCTATGTATGTCTATGTACTGTAGCATGATACTTTCTCTGAAAATGATCTCCTTACTCTTTGCAGATTCTGCTTGTTCTGTGATATTTTTCTAATCTCTGTTTGTCTCATTCTGAAATCTCAGCTCTTTCAATCCTTTACCTCTGTATACTTATTCGGTAAACTTTGAAATCCTGTGTGACCTTATACTCAAAACCTGTTATATTACGTTAAACTTcggattttgtttgtgtttcttttgtcTAGAAACTTTAAAGAGAGCTTTACCCAAAATGTTCAACATTTCCTGAGTATTTGCATTGCTGCTTTTTTTGATTGCATTTCAGCCATAACTCATAAccaataaatctttatttttgaaaTGAGCATCTCTATGAAATGTTGGAATATCGGGGAACCTctgttttaaagaaagaaaatgatttttcatatgaaaatatcacctcatttatttgtttgttgtgattaTACATTGCTCCTAAAAATATTTGGGTGCTTAAGCATCAAtttaatgtatgaatgtcattacatataatatcataatatcaaatcaagtggcgttttttattttgaagaaaaatgaTATTAACACATTTGAAGCAAACCATTTGACCAGAAGAAGTTCATGTAGTTTTAAACTCAAAAGCTGTTGATGTGCTGATCAAAATTGACATGTTAGGCCAATTTCTGTTTGTCAGATTTGGTGGTGGTTGGGTGGTGAACGAGAATGACCAAATGAATAATGACTTCATACTTTACTTCACTACTAAAAAATTGTGTTGTCGGAAAAAAGGATGTAATTTGGAAAAATGGAAGTGATACTTGGTTTGATATTATAGCTAATGCTGTGAAATGCATTGCATGTAATAACTATTGCTTGGCAGTGtgtaatgtagtttatttgtgtcAGATGCACAACCGACAGACTGTGAGAGAGAGGTGTGGAACCAGGTGAATGCTGTTCTCCAGGAGTCAGAGAGCATCCTGTCCGGCCTGCAAGCCTACAAGGGGGCAGGCCAGGAAATACGAGATGTACGTCTGATTAATAGTTCCGCTTTGACTTTGTGGGTCAATCAGTTGTATTTAATGGCATTTTGTGGAGTATATTTCTCATGCCAGATTAATAAATCATTTGACTTGTTTGACATTTTAGGCAATACAGAATCCTAATGACATGCTCCTTCAGGAGAGGGCGTGGAACTCTGTGTGTCCCCTTGTCATCCGCCTAAAGAAGTTCTATGCTTTTTCATTGAAACTTGGTACACTTTTCATATATAATTACCTATATCCACATATTTTCTCCTTAATCAGTAAGAAATGTAATGTAAGCTCTGCATCTGATCTGCTTTCTTCCTCTCTTCCATGTAGAGGAAGCACTGAAGAGTCTTTTGGAGTCTCTGACGTGTCCGCCGTACACTCCCACTCAGCACCTGGAGAGGGAGCAGGCCCTTGCGAAACAATTTGCTGAAATTTTGCATTTCACGCTCCGCTTTGATGAGCTGAAGGTGCCAGCTGCTTCAATGCTTTTGTCACACACCAATTTTAATTTGAGGGGAAtttaaaaaagaagaggaaatttatttattgctacagtgctttatcaatttattaaacatttatttagatgAGGATTCCAGCTATCCAGAATGACTTCAGCTACTACAGAAGAACAATCAGTCGAAACAGATTAAACAACATGAATGTAAGTGCAGGAACCTGAGATAAAAGAATATTGTACACACTGCTGTTTTCATTACTATATTcatatgcctgtgtgtgtgtgtttctctatcAACTTGATATTGAAAATGAGGTCAATAATGAAATGGCAAATAGAATGTCTCTGTTCTATGCTGAAGCCACACCTATGCTGAAGACCCTGAGCACAGCAACCACAAACTTTGTGACAGAGGTACTGCTTGTTTCTACAGTCATAATTTTAGCACTTTAATTCCCATCAGAAATACTGTAGAATACTTaatgatcaaaagtttggggatagcatttttttttttttttttcagcacagatGCACTAAATTAGTTCAGaagtcccaaacttttgaatgctagtgtatgaTAATCAATAGGCTGCATGCATTGTAATTTTCGAgtgatttattcctttaattCTTTCTCTGTAGAATAAGACATTACCTCTTGAGAACACCACAGACTGCCTGAGCACTATGGCAAGTGTATGCAAGGTCATGCTAGAGACACCGTAAGTACTCGGGCTGTTTCCTATTGCTGCTTTAATCAATATATCACTTCATGTATGCCTTAACAGATGCCTTCAAAAAAAATCATGGGAAATCTGTTCTGAAATGTtatagttttgatttttaaaatgctcAAATATTTTAATGGCTAGACATTGCTATTTGGGCATTCTTGTGTACAATAATAACTTGCTGATTACATCAGACTGTCCGCTGAAGGAAACCACTAGTGTGAGTCTTTGCATaataacggttttctatgggACTTTCCCATGGGGGCTAAACTAACCGAAATTTCAGAATGGTTTTGACTTTCTGGCGACATTTGTACACTTGATTGTTTAACAGTCAAGTATGCTTTTTTGATCGACTAATCATTGATGACTGTGAAGTGCCTGTATTGAAGTGTATCATTATGTCATTATGCTCAGTCTTTTACCTCTGCTAACAGAGAATACACAAGTCGATTCAACAGTGAAGACACACTTCTGTTTTGTATGAGGGTGATGGTGGGAGTTATTATCCTCTACGATCATGTGCATCCAAACGGTGCCTTCAACAAATCCTCAAAAATCGATGTAAGGCTACATTTCTCATATTTTCTCAATCAACCAAAACttttttgaatgagtttaaaattACTTTGTTCCCCATAATGTGATATACACACTTTCTTTAgatgaaaggatgcattaaagtctTAAAAGATCAGCCTGCAGATAATGTTGAAGGTCTCCTTAATGCCCTCAAGTaagttttcttttctgttcttaaaaaaaaagatgctataGCTTGTGTAATGAGTTTCATAAAtcatataatcttttttttttcctccaaaggTTCACCACAAAACACCTGAATGATGAGTCCACTCCAAAAAATATCAGAACAATGCTACAGTAATGGTTTTAAGTGAAGTGGGTCAATATTCTGACCTCAAAAGatgtatatgtttacatttatttaaggaCTTGATGTTAATACTTGGGTGTATTTACATAATCATTCCCTCCAAGTTACTGCAATGTAAAGAAAGCAGACCTTTATTCTAAACAAATTGCCTATACTGTTGACAGaagcacaaattaataaaaaccaagCAGCCTTatgaaaattcatgaaaaataaatttacaattttGCTTTCAAATGAATAACCATGATCATGGTAACCAAAGGGGCTTATGCATTGGTTGTGAGTTACAGTGAAATCCTATTGGCTAAAGTGTAGTCAATATTGAATGAGTAAAGCGTGGGATGGttgtgcttttgtattttgtaatgaTGAGAAAAGACGgtttataaaaatatcataatgtgATGTaaccaatttttttctttttcaatttttttctgaatctGTGGTTTGGCTGAGAGTGGCGATAtcagcttttattttagttttttatgtgaCGTGTGTTCTTTATGTCTTTGCGCCTCTTTGTTTCTAACACATTCGATACTCATCAATACAGctttaaaatctgaaataaaattgacattttaattatatttttgatttatagtTGTGATTAATCTTCTccaagatagaaaaaaaaatattttggcacTAATTTGAAGTCCTGCAGTAATAAATCAGGTAAGGTTAGAAATGTGTGGGTTTTTACacttttaatgtacatttacattacattacattacatttagtcatttagcagacgcttttatccaaagcgacttacaaatgaggacaatggaagcaatcaaaaacaacaaaagagcaatgatatataagtgctataacaagtctcagttagcctaaacacagtatacgtagcaagggcttttaaataatataataaactaaaaagaaaacagatagaatagaaaaagaatagagcaagctagtgttagaggtcttttttttataattgtataataaatgaaaagaaaatagatagaatacaaaaagattagaaaggtagttatatatattattattattattatttaatagaattagaatagtgagtgaaaaagttagagggtcaaataaagatggaagagatgtgttttaagccgattcttgaagatggctaaggactcagctgctcggattgagttgggcaggtcattccaccaggagggaacatttaatttgaaaggtccgtaaaagtgactttgtgcttctttgggatgacacaatcaagcgatgttcacttgcagaacgcaatcTTCTAGAGgacacataagtctgaagtaatgaatttaggtaaaggggtgcagagccagtggtggttttgtatgaaaaaaatcaatgccttgaattttatgcgagcagctattggtagccagtgcaaattgataaacagagatgtgacgtgtattcttttcggctcattaaaaattaatgtacaTGAACAACTAAAAGACGTtaaagagttatatatatataatatataagtaatggctgctgaaaattcagcttttccatcacagcaatcaattacatttcaaaatatattcaaatagaaaacctttattttaaattgtaatattttgcaatattgctgttttaactatttttgatcaaacaaatgcagactttgtaagcaaaagagacttataagaaacatttcaaaatcttacCAATCTTGCAGCTTTCTGAATGTTCGTGTACTTGACTAGACTAGAGAACCAAAAGGTTGTGAGGACTAGGTTTAAAATAGTAGTTCCTGAATTAAACTAACTGTAATTCGCATTCATAATAATACAACACCGGATGGCAGTGTTTCACTGCTCTCACTTTTAAAGCATCATTTTTAGCCCAGATGGAGTAAGcaagcataacttttttttttcatattcacttTTATAATGGCAACCTTTAATATTAATTACAGAAGATCACCAGAATCTCCTAGCAGAAATgtagtgttttattagatttttctcATATTAAGTCGTGACATATCCCAGTAAACATGATTCAGCCTACATGATATCTGCATGATTCATTCTTATGAAACTCATAAATGCAGGCTCTGAATGCGTGTTCATGTATTGGATGACTAGCCAGTTAAAGTGCTAATGTGTTTTTCTAACAGCTCTGAGCCACTAGAGGGGGAACTGAGAGCCATGAAAACAGGCCCTCCTCTATGCAGCTCTACAGCAAATAGGATTAGAAAATCCCATCTTTCTTAGTGGGCTCCCACTCTGGTCTTTTGATCACATCTGAAAGCCTTCCTTCAATCTACTGTAAAAGTAATCAGTTTTATAATAGTCTCTCAGATACACTGCAGGCTGTGGTGGAGGTGTTAACCATCCTGTCATGagggtgtgtatatgtgtgtccaGTGgtatgtgtttattaaatatttattgcgAGGTGTACAGTCTATCCCTGACTACGAGCCTTGAGatatgaatgaaattaaagtgaaatgtgCCTTACCAAATGTCAGTGGTACATATTAGTGCCTCAAAGAAATGCAAGCAACGCTTATGGCACAGGCTTAAAGAATGTCAAGTTTATTGAAGGCAATAcgatttccttttgtgttccaatcAATCAACagagcagattattattattgcaggCCTTGAGACCACAttgtctcttaaagggatagtacacccaaaaatgagtGAATGTTGTAATTAACTTACACTCAtatggctttttttctttgtggtttATAAtggtttatatctcataattatgactttttatagaattgcaagatacaaaGGATACAAAATGGCAAGTTATAAACGTTTTTTTTCTACGAACtgttgaagaaaaagaaaagtctttAAATTTGCAATCgggaaaataaaaatctgaactatgaaaaaaaagtcaattgcCTTTTTAACTTTTGTGGTGgatacaaaagggaaaaaaaagaaagatatctttaaatatagataataatatatagatatatatagatatatagataataatatatagaaatatatatagataatatatagatagatagatagatagatagatagatagatagatagatagatactgtatataAGGTCAAAGGTGGCAGAAACAGATTCCGTACCTTCATGTTGctccaaaactgtatgattttcttatgtggagcacagaagaagatatttgaTTTATTGTGTTTGAAAAATGTAAGAAACCGTCCATTGTACGTATTGTCCATACAAAGGAAGTCCTTGGGAACTTAAAATCTGTGATTAcctcttaaaaatatcttttgtgttctacaaaataaattcatacaggttttgaatgacatgagggtaagtaaaagataacagaattttcattttgtggtataatatccctttaagttgctgcataataaaagtatttattattgtacACCATTTCCTCTATTTGCAGACATTAAAGCAactatatttaagtttacattgaagtcagtttcaaaatcattgtGGTCATACAATGGCTAATAATATGGCGAGTGGGTTCTATTTCTTTCCCACACTCCCCCTTAAACATCTGTTCTGGAAATATGTAATGGTGAGTATGTATGCAATTCTGTAGAAAAAGGGCATGCACAAAGTCATGTACGACGACAGCGATATATTTATGGCAGTGAATTCCACTCACCAAACTGTAGGGTGCTCCAAAATCGCAAAAACTACATTCcatgaaaatcatgaaaatattcaATTGATAGAAATTTTAAGTATGTCACTTGAAAAACAGCAATCGTTAGATTTACTAAAATACATGTTCCGCTCATTTTTGTCACCAAATGAATTGTACAGGCAAGCACACGGTTGACTGTGTGGCATTAGCTGAGATTGGCAGGCGTTTATGCGCCATGCTGTTATTGTTTATGGCCCAGCACTCTTGATGGAGTGGCCACTGGCTCCATATTGTTATGCAATCAGGAGAGGTGTCTCAGCATGGAGGAGGAAAATCCTTTCAAGTGCCAGAGCCTGATGGCGGCGCTGCGAAGTCATGCTGCCTCTGAACAAAAACTTGGCATCACCGACAGGATCTAAACCCATGAGACTCTCAGTGTGCAAGCAACGTTGCAACACTCAAGTAATCTGGGTTCTGTTTTCCTCTAATAAATCATTGCTTATTAAAGAAGAATGCTTTGGATCAAAGTGCCCAAGTTATTATGAAATCATCTGATATTTTGTGATTCTGTAATGGAATGATCTCTTAATTACATCCTAACGGATATAGCTTTCAGTGCATTTGAACTGAATCGTTCTTAACTCattatgaacatttaaatgtcagatttttaatgtCAAGACAGTAAAATATCCTTAGCTATTTTTGAAAGCTTTCCAGTTGAGCAATTAGAAGAAAGATATAGAAATAAACTGATTCATGAATATTTTCATTGCACAAAGGGTCTTTACAGTGGAGAATGTTctttagttaattaaaatgtccttcacactaagaaaaaaaaaagattgaactgttcactgaaatgattcttttgattcttttaaaaTGATTCTTTTATGGCATCATTGCAGaaccccccttttggaacctcTTCTACAAGTATATAATGCCCTTTATACACAGAAACCGGACTGCTATTCACATAAAACAAGACAgtgcttctctgtgtgtgtttgagacgaAATCAAATGCAGTGTTTTGCCTGTAGGGAGTTAACCGATGCGAAAGCAGTTGGGCGTGACAGTGCAGAAATTGGAAAAGAAAGGGTATTTGAGTGTTTTGAATACAATATTTAAGTATTCATTGCACATGTACGACCACTGGGGATATGGAATACGTGAACAACTTGAATAGCTGATCAAATGTTTTCTCCATGGCTGGAAGAGCACATTGATTAGAGCATTGGTCTTTGGGCATAAGCTGCAGTTTCAATCCATCCATTCCTGCCCACAAATAAACTCCTATAATCCAGTTCACGCAAAGTACAGTAGCTCCTATTGTGTTCTTTATGCAGTCTATAATTTGAATCAGtgcctttatttgtatagctgaattatatatatttatgcagttAGATCAGAACTGCATGCTGTATTTCAACAGGCTTGTCTTGGAGTTGTAGTCAGTGtctcattctgttttatttcttcactagtggtttgtttatttttgaagtttATAGAAGAGCTTAAAGCAAAAGTTAAAGCTCTTTGTGCCGTGAAACCTCAAGATCCATCTGGTTCAGACAAACTTGGGAGAACTTGCTCACAAACTCTCTCCTTCTCCTGAATAATAGATTCCTTTTTCTGAAATATACATGAAAGCGTTCATTGTGCACTCTATCTGAAGTGTGGTTTATTACGTAAGCCATGGCTTGATGAATGATACATACCCAATTCCATCTTGAATTATGTTGCATAACTGCATACGGAGACCTTGGGGCCTCCTTCTTTTCCTTTGAttaaaacaaacagctttttttgtTCTGCTACCACACATTCCTGCGTTTTTTTCATACCACAGCTGCCAACCGTCACATAATGCCGGATAATTGGTGTTCTTGCTCCCTGCGTGTTTGGCAAAGTAAGGCCGTGctgatttgtctttgttttctaaAGAAGTAACAGCCATGTAATCACTCAATTAGATGGTGcatggtgtttgtgtgaaaatactATTTGAGAGAAAGGACCGTGTTACATCTTTCTAAATTACATTGAGCAGAATGGCTTATTTGAATTGCATAGAAATGGCATTTTGCTTTAGGTGTATATAAATTGTATcagatttaataatgttttcaggAATAAGTCAAATGTGCTTAAACAGGTCATGTGAATGCTTGGTGTGTGTCTGTAGCCAATTACAGTTTAACAGCTCAAAAGAGAATAACAGCGTTTGCTTGGCAAATTCATCAAGCTTGATGATATGACACTCATTACACTGCGTTCTGGAATGCTAGATTCTGATCAGTCAGTTGTGGCATTCAGCAGTCTGGTATTTCCTAATAAACACTGTTGTGGCAACGCGGCATATCAGGCTGCTTGGGTAATGCTGACCACACATTatagctgcgtcccaaatgacgcacttatacactatgtactcaaccatgaagtgaattatataaggttattctgtcattcataatcagagtctgatagcccctcccctaTCACTACATAATTAAAGGTGTTatagttgagtgcatgaagtgtccaacattttcagttttattttcttggTTATTTAAtgcatcatccgggtatttaaagtgcactttctTTTATGGAATTtccagtgtgaacacactacttgCACTATTCATACTACAAATGTCATGAGATAATGCATAAGTATACGATTTGGGACACACCTTATGATTTTTAAGGGGTGTTTACGCGACACcgtttattaaaaaagaaaataaaaatgcaaaactttaTACGTTTTAGCCATTCActtacacaacaacacaaaacgcaaaatgtgaaaatgggtttcaaagtgcaagtctcgaaaataatactattattatctacctttaaagtttaaactacaaaaatgtgaatttgtaaaaaaaaaaaaaaaaaaaaactgtaatgtctTGTGCATACGTATTATATGTTCAGTCTATAGGTAGGGCCTATGTGCACAGGAGCGTAAAGTGACATCAGCAattactggcctggcatgtataataaagcatttttggtcatttttatggATCTGTGTGAACAGGGATCGTTTTGACAATGTTGCAATCTTCTTAcgaaacttttcaaaaacgttaaggaaaatacttttttgttttacgtTTTTGTCATGTGAACGTACCTTGAGCCATCAGtttgtctttctacttaaaaatttcaatttaaattcaatgttactttattttttttattgtaattgtgatATTTAGCAATTTCTACGTTTTTTTTCCCTTATCTGAGAGTACTTTTACACAAAACagaactaaaaacagaaaagtttatcctttgcatttttgaaaagtttagtgtacagacaaaaatgtcaaaatattcacACGGATctgcaaaaaagacaaaaaatgctgtattatgcaaGTCAGGCCATTAGTATGCGATGGCATGCATACTACACTATACGCGCCTGCATGCATTTCTtagactgaacatgtaatatATGCAAATGACAtcagatttagatttttaaatatgtgattattaattaatttaaactcaTATCTGAATTTCACGTTCCATGCATTTATGCAGTGTAatataagggataatgtacagtc
The sequence above is drawn from the Cyprinus carpio isolate SPL01 chromosome B20, ASM1834038v1, whole genome shotgun sequence genome and encodes:
- the LOC109085822 gene encoding CYFIP-related Rac1 interactor A-like isoform X2, which codes for MGNLLKVLTREIENYPHFFLDFENAQPTDCEREVWNQVNAVLQESESILSGLQAYKGAGQEIRDAIQNPNDMLLQERAWNSVCPLVIRLKKFYAFSLKLEEALKSLLESLTCPPYTPTQHLEREQALAKQFAEILHFTLRFDELKMRIPAIQNDFSYYRRTISRNRLNNMNLDIENEVNNEMANRMSLFYAEATPMLKTLSTATTNFVTENKTLPLENTTDCLSTMASVCKVMLETPEYTSRFNSEDTLLFCMRVMVGVIILYDHVHPNGAFNKSSKIDMKGCIKVLKDQPADNVEGLLNALKFTTKHLNDESTPKNIRTMLQ
- the LOC109085822 gene encoding CYFIP-related Rac1 interactor A-like isoform X1 — protein: MGNLLKVLTCTELDQGPNFFLDFENAQPTDCEREVWNQVNAVLQESESILSGLQAYKGAGQEIRDAIQNPNDMLLQERAWNSVCPLVIRLKKFYAFSLKLEEALKSLLESLTCPPYTPTQHLEREQALAKQFAEILHFTLRFDELKMRIPAIQNDFSYYRRTISRNRLNNMNLDIENEVNNEMANRMSLFYAEATPMLKTLSTATTNFVTENKTLPLENTTDCLSTMASVCKVMLETPEYTSRFNSEDTLLFCMRVMVGVIILYDHVHPNGAFNKSSKIDMKGCIKVLKDQPADNVEGLLNALKFTTKHLNDESTPKNIRTMLQ